A window of Halobellus ruber genomic DNA:
AGCGTCCCCGCGCTCGTCGACGGCAACACCGGGGTCACGATGTCCGAATCCGCGAACATCGTGGAGTATCTGGAGCGGACCTACGGCGACGGGGGGGTCGCCTGATGGACCTCGACTTCGAGGTCACCGACCTCCCGGAGAGCGACCACCCCGAACCCGGCGACGTCGCCCCCGACTTCATCCGGCCGCTCGTCGGCCCGGAGTACTGGGAGGACGCCGCCCTCTCGGAAGTCGTCGCCGAGGGGCCGACGCTCCTCGTTTTCCACCCGATGGACGGCGCGTTCCCCACGACCTACATCTGGAACGCGTTCGACGACCACGGGTTCGCCGAGGAGGTCCAGGTCGTCGGCGTCTCCGTCTCCACGCCGTACGCACACAGGGACTTGCTGGAGGAGCGCGCCGCGGGCGCCCGGCTCTTTTCGGACCTCGATGCGGGCGTCGCCGCGGCGTACGACGTCGGGAACGACCTCGACGGGATGGAAGGCGTGACCGAGCACCGCCCCGCCGTGTTCCTGCTCGACGCCGACCGGGCGGTCCAGTACGCGTGGGTCGCCGACGAGTGGCCGGCGTTCCCCGATTACGAGGCGATCGCCGCGGCGATCGACGAGCACGTGTAGACGACGGCGTCCGCCTGCTGGTACTGTACAGGTGGGCGTGAAATCGTCGGAAACGTGACCCCTCGAAGCCCCACCCGACGAGATCAGTCTTGCAGTCGCGCAACCAAACACGGCCCGCCCACCCGGGACCTCAAACCTCCCGCGTGACCCCGTCCCGGAGGTCCCGGCCGAAGTAGTGACCCAGGATCGACACGAGCAGCCCCGCGCCCGTTCCGACCCCGACGATGGCGACGCCGTAGTCCGCGAGTATTCGGACCGCAATCGGCGCGAAGACGCTGGTGAGCGTCCCCAACAGAAAGGCCGCGCCCGCCGCACCCGCCCCGGCGAGGCCGACCTCCAGATACCGACTGCGGGAGCCGATCACACCCGCGGCGAACGCGACCGCGAACAGCCCGAGGAACCGTCCGATGGCGCCGACGATCGGGACCGCCCCACCCGCGATCACGGCCGCCAGCGACGCAAGGAGGATCACGAGAAACGACCGGAGCGAGAAGGCGGGGGCGATCCCGGACGGCAACAACCCGCGGAGTCGACTCCCGGAGGTCGACTTCTCGCGCGCAGCGCCGGAGTCACCCCCCGCGGAGCCGCCGAGGTCGTCGTCCATGTCGTCCAGCAGCGCCGCGGGGTCGTCGGCGTCGGCGTCGCGT
This region includes:
- a CDS encoding redoxin domain-containing protein: MDLDFEVTDLPESDHPEPGDVAPDFIRPLVGPEYWEDAALSEVVAEGPTLLVFHPMDGAFPTTYIWNAFDDHGFAEEVQVVGVSVSTPYAHRDLLEERAAGARLFSDLDAGVAAAYDVGNDLDGMEGVTEHRPAVFLLDADRAVQYAWVADEWPAFPDYEAIAAAIDEHV